A single genomic interval of Cucumis sativus cultivar 9930 chromosome 5, Cucumber_9930_V3, whole genome shotgun sequence harbors:
- the LOC101215400 gene encoding MLP-like protein 328 yields MWIIVCDIPQRNYRKLSIMSLIGKLVSELEINVAAEKYYRVFKEKAFHVPTISPGIFQQVEVHDGDWDDHGHGSVKTWKYTLDGKDEVFKEQVEFDDEKYAMTMIGLEGDVFTHYKTFKGTYHVVPKGPEHSLAVMSLEYEKLDDGSPYPYSYLDIMNRVTKDIESHLK; encoded by the exons ATGTGGATTATTGTGTGTGATATTCCACAAAGGAATTATAGAAAGTTATCAATCATGTCTCTTATTGGAAAGCTTGTGAGCGAATTAGAAATAAATGTAGCTGCTGAAAAATACTATAGagttttcaaagaaaaagctTTTCATGTACCAACTATTTCCCCAGGCATCTTCCAACAAGTTGAAGTTCATGATGGTGATTGGGACGACCATGGCCATGGCTCCGTTAAGACATGGAAATACACCTTAG ATGGGAAAGACGAGGTTTTTAAAGAACAAGTGGAGTTTGATGATGAAAAGTATGCAATGACCATGATTGGACTAGAAGGAGATGTGTTTACTCATTACAAAACATTTAAAGGAACATATCACGTTGTACCAAAGGGTCCTGAGCATAGCTTGGCAGTTATGAgtttagaatatgaaaaactTGATGATGGGTCTCCTTATCCTTATAGTTATCTCGACATCATGAATCGTGTGACAAAGGACATTGAATCCCACCTAAAGTGA